TCTTTAGGTTTTTGTAGACCTATGCCAGACTAACACTACAATGGACATGCTTTTGTCAATGCATACATTTGTATGAATAAAAATCTGAATTATCCAACTTTGAGCCCTTTTGATTTGTTGTTGAAATGAACATGAAAATAACTAACTCACAAGGTCAGGATATATTTGGATATCCGAACTATAAGGTTAGCTAAAATGATAGCACAATCACAACTGAGTGCTTACACAAGACTGGGTTTATAGTTGATACAAAGTGATGGTGCAATCTTGTCCAATCTCTACTTAGGCTTGTACATTTTGTTTACATAGGACATACAAGAAGACAATGCtgataaaaaaagaaaaagacaaaTGGTAATGAACGTGAGCATGTTGCCAAACCCTCACTTCTGTATAATGACCACTAGGTTAGGGTGGAGCTGAGTGCAGTTCCCTTTTCAGCCAAGCCTCATGTCTAGATGATCTGTCCTCTGGGGTGTAGGAGGATGGCGTTGGAGTGTGGTTTGGGCCGCAGGAACCCGTTGCTGTAGTGGAAGTGGTTGGAGAGCGCCTCTGAGATCTGGTAAGAACTGGTGTCACAGTCTGCCTCATCAACCTCCAGCACTGCCCGTCTGTGGCCCCAGTCTTCCCCTTTGGTCACCCCCTCCCTCTGGCCACACAGGTTACTGAGCATTGGGGGGATGTCTGTGGGCCCCACACTGCCATCCTGGTCCTGGGGCTTGATGGGgacaagggaggaaggaaggccAGAGTCCTGCAAAATTGAGACCACATATTGCAAGGCATTGAGAAAAACAGTTTATTTTGTAATAACTCACAGGCCTATGTGCATTTAAACTTTTACGTATACTCTTCCTTGATCAAACAAATACACACCAGGGACATATTGCTTCTCTTCAGGTACGACTCCACCCTTCGTCTgcgctcttccctctctccctccatctccacgcCCCTCATACTCTCTCTGCCCTCATGCCAGCTAGACTGGTACAGGACAGGGCGGCCTAGGTAGtccacatccccctctccaaCAGTCCCCCGCCTCCCACCCAGGGATGATTCACTGCCTATGTAGATGGGACGGTCCTAACAGGAAGGATCCAAATAATGCCATAGATTAAACATcaatgaaaaaaatatttgatagTGGACATGTTGTAAATGTAGAATATTGCTAAAAAATATTTTATGGACTCACCTCAAGGGACATTAGGCTGTTTTTCATTCTACTGTCTAGTCTGAGTAGTGTACAGTCTTCATTCTGGGGTgaaaagtagagagaattatttggGGTATCACAGTCATTCACAAGTAAATACTAACTGATCATGATAGTTTATCATCTATTTTGCACCAATTTTCAGTTGAGTATGTAAAGTACTGAGTACCTGTCCTCTGGGGTCTGTGCTGACAGAGTTGAGTCTCCGGGAGGAGTCCTGTCTGGAGAGTGTGTTGATTTTTAACCTGTGAAAGACAGAGAATGTCAAACTGAAGGGGATTTGAGGATAggggttaagagcattgggcaagtaaccaaaaggttgctggtccaaatcccagagccaactaggtgaacaattgcagatgtgcccttgagcaaggcacttaatcctaattgctcctgtaaatcactctggataacataatctgctaaatgactaaaatggaaAGGGGGAGCAAAGTATTGTGGAAATCAACTCACGTTCTTTCGCTAAGCTCCATCTCTAATTTTCTGTTTTTGCGCCTGTGGTATCGGTTGActaagatgatgatgatgatcatgacGATGACCAAAACCCCAGCAGCCACAACTATAATGATCATCACTAGAGTGTCAACAGTGGTTTCCTGCACACTGCGAATTTTCTCTATGTGAGGGATGGGAACATACACAATTGTAAACAAACAACCAACTGCAGTGATAGAGATACGTTGCAGATTTTCTATTTGAGCAAAGTTGGTATTTCAGATCATCACAAGGGGGCAGCAATGTTGCACAAATGGTACCAAACACGGTGGGAGATAAGTTCTATTATGTTGTCCAGGTTCTCCCAATATACAGGAGTAACTTTGCCCATTACCTGTCACTGTGATGTTCGATTCTACTTTCCTTGTCCCAATGCCGTTGTTCACCACACATTCATAAACTCCAGTGTCATTCTGTCTCAGGGCTCGGCCAAACAGAAGCCTTGCTCCATTCACAGTGAGACCGTCTGGCAGGGCCTTACCACCCCTGCAGATGGAGACAAACACATACATTAAAGAAGATTGCCCATATTAATACTGAGCTACTCAACAATGTAATCGTAACCTAATTAacatgcactacatgaccaaaagtatgtggaaacctgctcattgaatatctcattccaaaatcataggcatgaatatggagttggtcctccctttgctgctacaacagcctccactcttctgagaaggcttcccactagatgttggaacattgctgcggggacataCTTCAATTGAGCCATGAGCATTAacgatgttgggcgattaggcctggctcgcagtaggtgttccaattcatcccaaaggtgtttgatggggctgaggtcagggctctgtgcaggccagtcatggaCAGACAATTTTTTAAGTGCTATGCACTTCGGCACTCTGCGGACCCgttctgtgagcgtgtgtgacctaccacttcccggcaagccgttgttgctcctagacctttccacttcacaataacagtatttacagcagctctagcagggcatacattttacaaattgacttgttgggaaggtggcatcctatgatggtgccatgttgaaagtcactgagctcttcagtaaggccattctactgccagtgtttgtctatggagattgcatggcggtgtgctcgattttatacacctttcagcaatgggtttggctgaaatagctgaatccgctaatttgaaggggtgtccacatacttgtgtgtgtgtgtgtgtgtgtgtgtgtgtgtgtgtgtgtgtgtgtgtgtgtgtgtgtgtatgtatgtatgtatgtatgtatgtatgtatatatatacacacacacacacacacacacacatattcatacatacatacgcacagttgaagtcagaagttaacatacacttaggttggagtaatttaaactagtttttcaaccactccacaaatttcttgttaacaaactaaagttttggcaagtcggttaggacatctactttgtgcatgacacaagtcattttcccaacaattgtttacagacagattatttcacttataattcactgtatgacaATTCCAGAGGGTCTACatacaagtttacatacacaaagtggactgtgcctttaaaaaagtcatgaagtcatggctttagaagcttctgatagacatatttgagtcaattgggggtgtacctgtgaatgtatttcaaggcctaccttcaaactcagtgtctctttgcttgacatcatgggaaaatctaaagaaatcagccaagacctcaaaaaaaattgcagacctccacaagtctggttcatccttgggagcaatttccaaacgcctgaaggtaccacgttcatctgtacaaacaatagtacgcaagtataaacaccatgggaccacgcagccgtcatacctctcaggaaggggacgcgttctgtctcctagagatgaacctactttggtgagaaaagtgcaaatcaatcccagaacaacatcaaaggaccgtgtgaagatgctggaggaaacaggtccaaaagtatctatatccacagtaaaacgagtcctatatcgacataacctgaaaggccgctcagcaaggaagaagccactgatccaaaaccgccataaaaaaagccagactacggtttgcaactgcacatggagaaatgtcctctggtctgaaacaAAACtaaaactgtttggtcataatgaccattgttatgtttggaggaaaaagagggaggcttgctgaagaacaccatcccaacaatgatgcacgggggtggcagcatcatgttgcgggggtacttcgctgcaggagggactggtgcacttcacaaaatagatggcatcatgaggcaggaaaattatatggatatattgaagcaacatctcaagacatcagtcaggaagttaaagcttggttgcaaatgggtcttccaaatgcacaatgaccccaagcatacctccaaagttgtggcaaaatggcttaaggacaacaaaatcaaggtattggagtggccatcacaaagccctgacctcaatcccatagaatatttgtgggcagaactgaaaaggcatgtgcgagcaaagaggcctacaaacctgactcagttacaccatctctgtcaggaggaatgggccaaaattcacccactttattgtgggaagcttgtggaaggctacccgaaacgtgtgacccaagttaaacaatttaaaggcaatgctatcaaatactaattgagtgtatgtaaacttctgaaccactgggaatgtgatgaaacaaataacagctgaaataaatcactctgtactattattctgacatttcacattcttaaaataaagtggtgatcctaactggcctaagacagggaattttacaaggattaaatgtcaggagttttgaaaactgaatttaaatgtatttggctaaggtgcatgtaaacttccaacttcaactaagtgtgtgtatatatatatatatatatatatatatatatatatatatatatatatatatatatatatacacacacacacacacacatacatatacacagtgccttgcgaaagtattcggcccctttgaactttgcgaccttttgccacatttcaggcttcaaacataaagatataaaactgtatttttttgtgaagaatcaacaacaagtgggacacaatcatgaagtggaacaacatttattggatatttcaaacttttttaaatcaaaaactgaaaaattgggtgtgcaaaattattcagcccccttaagttaatactttgtagcgccaccttttgctgcgattacagctgtaagtcgcttggggtatgtctgtatcagttttgcacatcgagagactgaaatgttttcccattcctccttgcaaaacagctcgagctcagtgaggttggatggagagcatttgtgaacagcagttttcagttctttccaaagattctcgattggattcaggtctggactttgacttggccattctaacacctggatatgtttatttttgaaccattccattgtagattttgctttatgttttggatcattgtcttgttggaagacaaatctccatcccagtctcaggtcttttgcagactccatcaggttttcttccagaatggtcctgtatttggctccatccatcttcccatcaaatttaaccatcttccctgtccctgctgaagaaaagcaggcccaaaccatgatgctgccaccaccatgtttgacagtggggatggtgtgttcagggtgatgcgctgtgttgcttttacgccaaacataacgttttgcattgttgccaaaaagttcaattttggtttcatctgaccagagcaccttcttccacatgtttggtgtgtctcccaggtggcttgtggcaaactttaaacaacactttttatggatatctttaagaaatgactgattgttgtcctatggacagagtctcccacctcagctgtagatctctgcagttcatccagagtgatcctgggcctcttggctgcatctctgatcagtcttctccttgtatgagatgaaagtttagagggacggccaggtcttggtagatttgcagtggtctgatactccttccatttcaatattatcgcttgcacagtgctccttgggatgtttaaagcttgggaaatctttttgtatccaaatccggctttaaacttcttcacaacagtatctcggacctgcctggtgtgttccttgttcttcatgatgctctctgcgcttttaacggacctctgagactatcacagtgcaggtgcatttatacggagacttgattacacacaggtggattgtatttatcatcattagtcatttaggtcaacattggatcattcagagatcctcactgaacttctggagagagtttgctgcactgaaagtaaaggggctgaataattttgcacgcccaatttttcagtttttgatttgttaaaaaagtttgaaatatccaataaatgtcgttccacttcatgattgtgtcccacttgttgttgattcttcacaaaaatacagttttatatctttatgtttgaagcctgaaatgtggcaaaaggtttcaaagttcaag
This DNA window, taken from Oncorhynchus tshawytscha isolate Ot180627B linkage group LG10, Otsh_v2.0, whole genome shotgun sequence, encodes the following:
- the LOC112260728 gene encoding nectin-4; the protein is MELPVQGQSQWGTAWLVLWAFAVCVRGGFVEPPPSFSLRSLTEVETRLPCQFQVQEEEQVVQVSWFKELPDGTKEQIITAHLTEGHTEFGRYSGRVRFESSSPTVDSALLIMNTEESYEGKYTCHISTFPYGNFERQLSLTVWTLPISSLDPVVLEEGQSFRIAASCRSVARPPPRLTWDTDLPGQNQTRSSEGGAVSTHFSLHPLRSMNGMRLDCLVWHPALEQPRRISNRLVVQFPPDAAVTGYNGNWYMGLKGAELKCETGGNPKPQSFTWTRGGKALPDGLTVNGARLLFGRALRQNDTGVYECVVNNGIGTRKVESNITVTEKIRSVQETTVDTLVMIIIVVAAGVLVIVMIIIIILVNRYHRRKNRKLEMELSERTLKINTLSRQDSSRRLNSVSTDPRGQNEDCTLLRLDSRMKNSLMSLEDRPIYIGSESSLGGRRGTVGEGDVDYLGRPVLYQSSWHEGRESMRGVEMEGEREERRRRVESYLKRSNMSLDSGLPSSLVPIKPQDQDGSVGPTDIPPMLSNLCGQREGVTKGEDWGHRRAVLEVDEADCDTSSYQISEALSNHFHYSNGFLRPKPHSNAILLHPRGQII